Genomic segment of Sander lucioperca isolate FBNREF2018 chromosome 20, SLUC_FBN_1.2, whole genome shotgun sequence:
TCTTGCAATTATGAAAATTGGAAAGGGAACGGGGGACAGTAAAAACAAGGTAGGGCAATAAAcgtgtgtttttaaatgagatAATCAAAAACAACTGGGGGGAAGACAATAGAGGGAcatacatctatctatctataaattgcattaacgtctgtctgtcagtgtgtgtgtgtgtgtgtgtgtgtgtgtgtgtgtgtgtgtgtgtgtgtgtgtgtgtgtcttttgctgctctagccgctggccactccccctctcacactgcatgcacactgactgagcactaaacctgtttgagtcgtgaCTCACTCGGATCTTTCACCCAACTCTTTAAATTAACTCATGAGTCTCTCATACTACACGAGttggtggttgatgaacgcagatatgtgctgttTAGCGCTCATAACAGGCCAGGTGGGTAGCgtactgccatgagtccatgaagctaatgtctgattactccacattttcattgtgatattttgtgattagcctacattctgaatctgcaacgttctctgtcaggtaaatcagtaagtttagtagggtatacaggggagttgcattgaagtggtttggggtccttctgtaagtaattttggggtaggctacaatttggttttcatgaattctacaagcagcaataccacaggccaagcaatcggccctttccaaacaggcacattttcaacgggctctGTACTAGTTTGATTAAATTCAAGGAGAGGACAAGGGCAAGAAAGACAGATGGACTTCTAAACCTGCATTTTCCCTGAAGATGGACTCATATCTGGGCAAAgttcatattttaataaaaggGGAATGGGTGTCACCCTCACCTGCTGTAATTTTCTCTCTTGTGACAGTGGAAAAAATCAACAACACACAAAGTCACCAAATTTGCTTTGTTTCATACATAGTACAGTTATGTTGTCTGCTGACCTCTTTGTCCAGAATGGGTCCATATTCCACATAGTCATTGATGAGGTGAGCTGGGCCCATGATCTGGGCCTTGATGCTAACCCAGTCCAGAGAAAACATGAGGGAGTAGAGCTCCTAGACAGAGagggagtcagagagagagatgctttAGCAACACTGTTATTGAAactttcatgccaataaagtaaaactgaattgaatttacATTGCTATATACCCTTAGAAATACAGGTAAAATGGTACTTATGTGCAGTTAAATGAACTGTGTTCCACTGTTATGCATTAGGTAAAGCTCTATACAGTTCTACAAAAACTTTACAACTCATTTGGTTCATTGTCAAGCTCAATTATCACTAGTTGTtcatttaaatgacagaaatgtggAAAATGATGTTGGAAtttggaatgtgtgtgtgtgtgtgtgtgtgtgtgtgtgtgtgtgtgtgtgtgtgtgtgtgtgtgtgtgtgtgtgtgtgtgtgtgtgtgtgtgtggtgtgtgtgtgtgttacctgggaGAGGTTGGCTTTGGCCATGTGGTGGGTCAGGAATCTGATCCAGTAGAGACATTCCTCATCTCCTGAGGTGGGAGGACCATCTCTGTAGTGCTGCTGGTACTGATGCACCACCTTATTGTGGAggctctgaaacacacacacagacacacacacacacacacacacacacatatatttgcCCACTTTACAAAAAGATTAAAATCCAAACGTTTGAGCTCTTGTAAGGTTGCATCCAAACTCACCTCGAGCTGGGTGCGATTCTGCTCCACCAGGAAGTCCAGCTGGAGGTCATGGAGGTAGTACAGGTGGGGTTTATTGTTACTGTCCACGAAAAGCAGAGACTTGTTGACAAACTCCTCGAGAATGTCCTCCACGTGCTCCGGCTCCAGGTCCCACAGAACAGACAGCACCTGGAAGAAGGAATAACATTGTAGCCTGTGTGTCCTTGTTTAGAGCAAGATTATCCTGATTATTTGtccaaatataatatataatgtaacaTCCAATTCATAGCTCTTGTTGTGTAGCCAAACCTTTGCAGGGACTTTGATGTCCTTCTCTAACACGCTAAGGTCCTTGTAGAGCTCTCGATGTTCGTCAGGCAGGACTTCAATGCTCGCATCCATGGCTTGGTCCAGGGCGTCGTAGTCGTAAGACGATGACTTCCTTATGCGCTTGAACTGCTTCTGCTGCAACTGGTTGAGGTAGTAACGCCAACGGTTGGGTTTCTCTTTGAGAAGAGCCCCGATCAGGGACACCACCAGAGGGGAACCTGAGATGGCGGCacagaaaagcagaaaaatgtgtgtgttaaaaGGCACAATAACcccagaaaacccaagacgtgAATCTGCAAGAGGACAACTTACTAATATTTCTAAAGGGTAATTTACATTTGAGCAAATGCAGAATTAAAACAGGTCTTTTTTTCGTGTATAATCCTATGagaaacattaaaatattttagATCTTTATGCCAAATTGTATATGTAACAATATCTGTAATTTATATTGGGGAAAAAATAAAGGATTGCATGCATGTATAAAAATGTTTCAGTTTACAGACCTTTGCATTCTTTGACTATGCTGCGAGCTTCCTCAGGAAGTCCGTGGAGTTTAGTGTTAGTGTACAGAGCAAGAATCTCAAGTCCCTTTTTTTCATCCAGACCACTCTCCACTTCCACCTCATATTTGgcacctacaaaataaaatagaaaaaaatagatcTTCATTGTCATTGTTTCACAACAACGAAACACAGTTTAGCAGCTCTCAATATGACAAGCAGaaatataaaatttaaataGCAAATTCTAATAAAAGCACAGCACATACATTTTTGAAGGCTCGACTGTCTTTTCCAgtgtaaataaaataatcacAAAAGGTTTAATTTATTCAAGTTACATGTGTAGTATCCAGAGTAAAGAAAAAATAGGGCACATACCACTAACAGAGTCAGTGAGGCTTCTATTTCTGGTGGTCAAAAGAATCCGACAGTGGATATCAAACGCCTTTAGTACTGTGCTGTCCCAGATATCATCTAGAATCAGCAGAGATCTGAAGCCCAAACAGAAACAGACCAGTAATCAGAGACAAGAAAACTATGAAACATTGTTTACCACAACACCTACAGTGGCCTGTGTTATGGCAGATTACCAAACATAAGAGCTTTTTTTAGAATGTATTTGCACCACATGTAGATATAGTTGAATAAGAACAGGAAGAAAAATGTATCTTCTAGTCTTCTTGCAGTTATTAGAGCCTCAACAATACTGTTTCTATTCCAGTTCAAGTGTCCATCAGTATTTtatcatttacagtatatatccAAATGACATCTACTGGAAAATTTCCCAGAACCACATTTACCGCCACCACTTATATGTGTCTTTggttgaataaataaatatatacctATCTTTTAAATCTGAGTAATACCATCCACGTTTTTATCCTTTTCTTATAAcgtttttattttaagatattttattgcaaaaattttgctttttttttactgctaccaaacatttcatttattttattaattattattttttttgtccggtttgtttttcttttttaatttatctTCTTATTTTGACTAATGCAGAAAACAATGGCAAATGATTTTATATGCTTGTGGATACTTGTCTATATCAAATAATGGCGTGGTATCAAGTAAATGTTGCTGCTAAATGTTCTCCATATTTTACCATTTGTTTTGGATTTGTTGCTTACATTTTTGCTGTGGCTTTAGTCTGTGCTTATAATCAACAAGCCCATTTGCCTTGTGTGTTGCAGTCAAATTTAAACAACAGTAATATCCATCTGTTTATCCAAACATATAGTAACCTTGGATATCTGCGCAGGGTGAGGTAGCGCAGGCGCTCCTTGGCCTCATCCAGAGAGTTGGGGGGCCGGTGGAGGGAGGGGGAATCCAGGCTCTGCTCAAGACGGAAACACAATGACTGGATCTTCACCATTAAGTCTGGTTTGTCCAGCTGGCCAATGGACAGCCAATGGATCCCTCCGGGAAAGCACTCTGCAGATGGAAGAGGAAAAGGGAGGAGAAAGACATGTCAGAGAGGTAAGAGctaaaaagctacaaaaaaacTGACAATCAGGCAAACATGTTTGAGATTGTAACATTATTGAGAATGAAAATCAGACCCGGGATTTGAATGCTTTTTCTTTCTATAGTTTCACTATGTATGCCAATAGTTAGTGTCAGCCAGTCAAAGAGTATTCACCTTCGATGAGTCCATGGTGTCTGACAGCCTCAGCCGCCAGGACGGATTTTCCCGAGCCTGCCATGCCGAAGACAGTGACCCAGCCAGGCTCTTTCTGCAGCCGGTAGAGTTTCTCCCTGACGCAGTTCACAAACTCTGGCCGGCTCACAAACACCACGGGCCTCTGTGGTACGCCACCTTCACTGAGCACTGTCTGGACTGTTAGACAAAAAGGAGAGGAATTGACAGACAAGACCTAAATCAAAAGCATTAGGACAATAAGGGCAGAAACATTCAATAAGTGCTAAGGTTTTCAACCTTCCAAGTGCCAAAATGACACTTTAAAGAATTTAATATTGAGCTTTCAAGATGATGTACTGTATTGAGCTACTGTAGTAACCCAACAATTCTGACCCAAATAGCGCATGCAACCGATAGTCACTGCACATAAATGTTTCTTCCATTAACACTCAAAGACTCCCAAGCACTGACAGCACAACCTCCATTCTCACCACTTGGTGAAAACACCCAAAGCTCCTTTTTCTCACCATAAGATGTGCAGCCATCAGAGGAGCTTTTATATGCACCGGGTAACGTCTGCGGTAGGTCATCATGTAGCAGATTGGCCAAATCACCGTATGTCTCCTTGACCAGGGCATTGTAGAAGGAGATGTAGCCACGGTTGTCCTTCCTAAGCAACAGCTCCAGCAGGGCCACAGCCTGATCCTTCCTGGTgggctggacacacacacacgagagagagagagagagagagagagagagagagagagagagagagagagagagagagagagagagaaatgagacgTGGACTTCATAACATGCATTTTACATGCTGCTATTTAGAAGATTCTCATATgagctaatgaaaacatctACGAGTTTTTAAAGGCATATGCATGTTTTTTAACAGTCacaatgtataaaaataaatgaaacccACCATGTCATACAATAAAAGCATGACATTTTCTAATGTTGCTCAAGTCAAAATAAGCCATTGATAGTCATAGACAATAAACATACGCAGTTACAGTCAGGAGTAGGAGGTGCAAAGGTCAGACCCACAGAGAGTAGATAAGATATACATCGGATTCTTGGTGCTAAAATCAAAGACCGGGGTGAAGATAAAAAGAGTGTGTTTCAGTCTTTCAGTGTGTCCCTCAgcatagtctcactttgccagaccatccacacgctgcagagcggaggagggtctggctagtccacatagcattccgggatgggagaaaaacgtactctggtttattggcatttctttaaaccaatcacaactgtcatgggcggcgctaagctccgcacggagccgctgtaaaatagtcgtgcgagagaaaactcagattggaccgatagtctagctagctgtctggatttagccTGCAGAgaactgaggagcagttaaccatagtcctcataaatccaccggagtttaaaattccaacacaaagaaagcggaaggaaacggacatacatgcatccggcggaatttcctgtggcaccggagcaatcccggaagtggtacgtcaaggatatagacttcCCTCAGCATAACCAAAAATAATCTGCTCAACTGTCATTCTGTAAAAAAAGAGCCAGCTAATTGCTGAAAGACTCTAAGGGCAACAAGTGAAAAGGAAGGTGAGGAGTTTTGTCTTGAACAACCCTGAAATCCTGGACATTAATTGTGAAGATAAAGTGGGAAAATGTAAACGGAGTGAATCAGGAGGACGGTGACTCACTATATGGACAATGTCAAAGTCCaagaggaggaaaggagagCAAGATTGCATAAAAATTGATTACTCAAATAACAGTGGGCAAACGCAAAACAATTTTTCAACCGAATAAACCTGGGACAAAAGCTGTATGTTGATCATATTTGGTGGCAAACGTGTGTCAGTTTTGAAAAATATCAGGAACAAAAAGCAGCAAcatagaaaaaaacatgataaataaCAATGGTTTCAAATTATGAATAATTTCCCCTTCACCTTCTCAGCTTGAGCAGAGACTCACCTTGTTACTgattctctcctcctcatccacaGTCAGCACACCATCACTGATCATATGGTCCATCAGGTAGGAGGGCTTTATGTCCTGCTCCAGTCTGTGGCGAAAGCGCAGCAGACAGCTCCGTGCCCCTTCCTCCAACGCCATCTCTGCACAACACGGCCACCATGCAGGATCCTGGTACACTGCAAATTAATGGAGGAGATACCTGGAAGTTTGATAAACTTCAGTGATATACACACAACAtagccaaaagtatgtggacaccaaaacattacagccatgtataattgttacatttcattcCAAAACTATGGTATGTACAGTAATATATCCATAACAGCCTCTATACTCTTCTGGGAAGACTTTTCACAAGATTTTGGAAATTGGCTGCAAAGATTTTCTCCCATTCAGCCACAAGATAATTTGCAACTGTCACAGTAacaaataataatgatgatgaaaataattgCAGACCTACATGACAAACAGCCTCAAAATACACAAAGTATGCAGACATTATTTATATAGTGTACTTGTGACCAGTGGTGAAATAAGTACTCTTACCATCGTAATACCACAGTgtataaatactctgttacaagtaacaGTGATGCATTCAAAATGCTACTAAGGTAAAAGTGCAAAAGTataagcatcaaaatatacttaaagtaccaaaagtcaATGTACTCATTATGCAGGATGTGCCATTTCAGTATAATGAAATGTAATGGAAATATGTAAGTAACGTACTTAAGTTTCCACCACTGATTCATGTGCCGCAAATAGAAATACAAGAAGAGGAAGCGGAAGATCCTAAAAGTGAAAATGCAAGAGCTTATCAGCTGTTCACAGAGTCCTTATCCCTTACCCATTACCTTTAGAGCTTAAGCAGTCTCCATATTATTTTGTTCTAAAGTAATAAAGTCAAAGTTTAGAAAGCTTACCGACCTGGCTATCGGTTAATTTATTATGAACAGCATGTAACTTTAGTATCATCAAAAGTGAGCTACTTTTACACAGCTCTGCAGTGTCACTGAATGTGAAAGTGAATATAAATACTGCACGTCAGGGCTAAAGTTACCTATGCTGACATACTATCGCGACCTTTCATCTTATCATTCACCTACGTTAGACTGACACACTGCTTATGTCAATAATTGTCACTATAAGTTTACTCACTCtgacctagctagctaacgttactgaaaaataaaacaaagacagtAACCACTAGTAGTTAACGGTTTGTTACTTACAAATGTCTTCTTTTCTTTGCCCTTTGCCGAGGAAGGTATTTGTTGAACTGTATATAGCTGTAAGTCACGTTTTAAAGAAGCTTATCAGTAAAAGAGGGCAATTTATTTCTCTGTTAACGTTGTACTACACGCCCAATTTTGAAAGAAGAGAGCTTCCTgattcacaacaacaaaaacaactgcCCCGGTGTGAAGCAGCCAATTGCGTGGCGAGATTTCAATCACGTGAATAGTGAAGTCATGCATTCACGATTCTGTAACTGGGCAAACTGATGCTGCTTTCATGGACTCCTCCTCTTCCCGGACATTAGTCCGTTCACTCATTAATACGTCTTTTTCGCATTACTTTAGCCATTTACTAATCTGTTAGTTTAACCAAAAGTAGTTGTGTACACCACTTCTTTTCTTCTGAATTTCTGATACTGCGTCAATGCTTTCCGTCTGCTAAATTTTACATTCGTTGGTAATCCAAAAGGTTTTCCAGTTTTGTTTGATACTCCTGAATTGCAAGATTTTCGGACTGCATTTTAAGGTAACATTACTGCCTAGTGACAGGAAGAGATGAGAGCATGTTTATTCCACAAGCACAATATAGGGATGCACTGATAACGCAAGTATAAGTAGCCATAAATAATTGTATATTGCTGTGAATAAATCAGCTTGTGGTCAGACTTGCAAAGCACTACTACTTTCTGAATATAAAGTCTAAATCAAAATCCACCCACTGTATCTCCATTTAAAGATATTAGTTAAATTTAATGAATTTGGTCCTTATTTTATCCCTAGGCTCTAAATCTCAAATGTTTTTCCAGTTTCTCATTTTGATTATAACTTCCCTCAAATAGTAGCATGTAATCAGGGATGTCCAAGGCAAAgaatgttttattaaaattcTGAATAGTTGATGTATTATGGTTTAATGTagctttttatttctattttgttCTACACATGTAATAATTTTGAATAGCATTTGAACTAGCGAAAGACAATCATTAAGATAAAAGTATTTGAAAAAAGatgattaaaaataaacaataagatTAACAAAttttcctcaaaaaaaaaatgatgtggtCAGTAGTCTTTTTGAAGTTTTATTATAATAACAGTGATAGAGAAGAGAACAACTTCCAACATTTTCATATAAACCTTTGTAAAAGAATGCATCTGCTTTTCTTTGTGCATCATTAGGCCCACTTTTGAGTTCAGCACCTTTCATTTCCCCAAAGGTTCTAACAGCCAACACAGCAATACTGTAACTACAGTACCTCAAAATGTAACAGAATCAACATAACAAGTATTCAACTGGCAGATAAGTAAAGTATATAACATACAAGTGACAAGTTACTCAagtaaaaactgaaaatgatttAACCTCAACACAAAGCTACTCATGCAGACAAAGGTTGTTTCGAAGTCAAAATccgaaactttttttttttttttttcttccttttttaaattcctTACTTAGTAATATCAGTGGATTAAAAAGAACACAGAACATTTCGTTTTCCAGCTGATAAAGTTAAAGGGAGAACAATCAAAAGGACTAATTCAATGGGAAAGGGGCGATCTTATGTTTTGCCTTAAGATGTTCAAAGGTGGTCATagttataatatataaaatatatacctTAGAATTTAACAGTGATAAATAACTTGTTATACATAAGGAATCTGATATGCTACTTTTCTAAATATACACGCTTATTCCTTTTGCTTCATAAAGCTTACTGTATGCTTTATACATTCTAAGGTTCTGCCCTTCTCCCCCTGTGGACTACCTCCACAATAACAACAGTCTGACTACAAACAAATTTACAATGTAGGGGTCACCATAAGGTTCAGAAATGGATCACACTTACACTGGTTTGAAGCTGTAAATATTCACAAGAGAGCATATTTTAGAGCATTTATCACAAAGGATGCAGGTCACATTAAAGGTCTAATATATAGCGCCTACACTGCAGTGCCTTTACTGCTAAATGTAGTGATAAACTACATTTACAATACGATGAAGGTAACTCCAGTAGCCTGATAGCAGTTGTACTGCCTAGCTATGGTAATACCTCCTTAGCTTTAGCTATGTCTAGTAGACAAAATAAAAGACTCATTTGACTACACAAGCCAGAGTATGGTTTTAATTGGAGGTGATAGAGTCCTGAGTGGTGTCCTGAGGATGGTTTGCTGCTGGTGGGTTGCTGCTGAACATCAGCTTTCTTATTATATCTGCGTAGAAAGGTCCATAGACAGCCTTGTTGTAGTTAACCAGGGAGATGAACTTTGCTCCCATCAATGCTAGTTCAGGCTTGATAGCAGTCAAGCCAGCTGGTACTGTTTCAAGTTTGACCTGGGGTTTAGGATCACAGATGAGTGCCATGAAGTAGTGCTGCACACGATCCTCtgcacagacacaaagagaatAAGAGAAAGGGAAATGACAGGCCAAACAAACCTTCACATCtgagtaaaaaaaatgatttgggGTACTCTGCTAGACACTGACAATTTCACTCACAACAATACATATTCCTCTTCCAATTAAAATTAtatgaaaacatctttacagTCCTGCAAAAGGCTCAAATAAGCACACAGTCACTCCTGCTCACTCCATCTTACCAACGAGAGTGCGGATGGGATTGTCCTTCTGAGTGATGCTGCAGATCTGGCCTGTGAGGGTGCCCTGCAACGCTGGGGTCAGGGCAGGGTAGTTCCTCTCTGTTAAAGACTTGTTGATCTCACAGCAGATCTGAGCACTGACACCCTTTAGTGCCTCTTCTAGGTTAAAGCCCCtacagagaggagaagagaggagagttCTGGTTTGAGCTCCTAATTCACATGAAGTAGATAGCAAATAACCCATGATAATCAGTTGTATGTATGAATACATTGTGGATTTaagatggattaaaaaaaaaaagaaaaaaaaaagtcaactgACGGGCTATGCATCCCATCCAGCAACACACTAATCATCCTCTTCATGCGGTCAGACAGGGAGGGCAGATCCTGGATAGGCCCTCCAACTGTACTGTAGACAATGAGCAGGACTTCGTTCACAGCCTGATACTGCTGGAGCTGCCGCTGAATCTCTCGCAGACGTGTCTCATCCGTCATCCAGGTCTAGAGAAGAAGCAAAAGAAGAGACTtaagaatagtttgacatttttggaaatacacttatttgtcttcttaaattagatgagaagatgaaTACTAGAGTCATGTCTATGCGCAAGTATGGAGCTGAGAGAAGATTGGCTTAGTTTAGAATAAAGACCGGAAACGGGCACAAACTGCTAGCCAGGTTCTGTCCAAAACtgaatccacctaccagcacctctaaagtgCACTATTTGGTAACCTCACACATTCATGTTAACAACGAGACTACGCAAAATCATGGCTTCCACCAAAAGATAATTACAGCAGGCAATGGCAATGCCccgtaaaataaaaaataaaaaataatattttaatatgtATATTTCACAACTAACACctgatatacaaaaaaaaaggtcatatcTGTTAGTTGCATATGCAAATTCAAAACACCGGCACCTCAGGCAGTGGACTCTTATCATAGTCCCATGTTAGGATGCTGAGAAAGGCAGTGTTGAGGATCTGAAAGGGCCCGGGCACCAGTCGCTGTCCTTTCCCTGGACCGTTGGGCTGTTCTTTGGGGATGGTGGTCGACAGCTCCTCCAGTGCTGACTTGATCCAAGAGGTGGTGTGCTCCAAAGCACCTTTATCACAGCAATACAGATTGAGGAGTTGGTTTCGTAATACTTTTTTCTGACAATTAACAGAATGTTATGAGTTTCTTCCACTGACCATATATCTGGCAAcagaaatagtaaaaaaaaaaaatacagtatttaaAGCTATAGAGAAAATGGTGTCCTCGTTCACTCACTGGGTGTTTTGTCCAGGATGCTCTGAAACTTTTCCCTCTCGTATTCAACACCCTGCCTCTGCAGCACAGGCCTCAGATTGTCGATTGTAAagttgactgtgtctgcctTCATCAGGTCCAGCACACGGAAGACCTCCCTGGagggtaaaaataaataataaaagccACTGTGATTGAATTGCTTCTTATAAAATAGCTAAATAGGAAAACTCATGTTTTTCTCTCAGACTGACAATACAATATCTGGTCATAATCAATTCAAAAGCTTTAAAACGCCATGTGTGTATTTACCTGAACAGTGTCACTTTGTTATCGGAGCTTTCACGGAGCTTCTTGATTTCCTCATCTCTGGCTGGTGCACACATCTTGCCCATGGTGGTGATAATGTAAGAGGCAAGCCCCTGGATGTCTACAGCATTGTTCTCAGCCTGCTGACGAATCAGATCCATGTCCAGCACCTCCATAATCTGGGTCCGCATTCGATTGGCACCCGGATTAAGAAATGACAGTAATATCTGTCCAAAGAGGAAAATGATAGAAAGCATGATTTAGAACTTTATTAATAAGTGATGTTGCTCAATCGTTGCCGTTTTTCTACATATACCAGTCACAAAAGGAGAAGACGGAGATATCGAGAAGCAGTTACAAAAGGATCTTTAATATGTAAGAGGACTGCTATATAGATCATGCTGCAAATAAATGTATGGACAAATCTGAGAAATAAAGTCATTTCTACAGATCCAGTGAAGCTGTAAACATCACATTGTGTGTGCTGACCTCTCTGATCTCCTCCAATAATCTGATGGCTTGCCCATACTCAGGTGGGTCGTCGTTCAGCTCCGACTCCAGGATGTCCCAGAAGGCCTTGTGGACAATATCTCTAACTATCTTccataaactaaaaaaaaaagaaaattgaggATTTAGATTAGCTGAGTATATAATCTGTCAGGAAAATGGCCATTTCTGAAATGGGCTTTGGTAGGGATGATGCACAAGGTACTAAATAACAGAGATAGATCTCctaataaattttttttttttaaaaaacacagcaTCAATCTTTTTGTTGAGCATTGAAAATATAATCTTATCTGCTGCTGTCCACTCTTCAATAAATAAATTCTCCTCCTTTCCTTTGCTCCCCTGATCTCTAATGTCTGTCCTCTTCACTCGCATGTTCAGTTCAGTGTTGTGCTTAAGATAAACCGAGACAGATGTCAATGAACACAGTAGAAACGGTGAAGTATGGTGTACGCATCATTTCTCATTCGTCTCTTTACTATAAAATGCAATCCAGATCCAAATTTATTATAAGATATATTTATCAAAAGGTTGTCTCTCTATCTGATTTCTACAATTGTATTGATCAATACGCTTAAACATTAGGTACTTCTTTTTATTAGATATGGGGACTAAACTATTGACATAATTTGAGTAAATTCACCTTGTCTTTAACTGAAGTCATTAGAATGCCCTTTACTTTGAAGTAGCAATAACCTTTACAGGCAGTGTAACAATGGCTGGACATTTTAGGTATTAGTAGAGAAGCccctatatactgtaaatgtacatCATGTCCCTAGTTTATTTAAACTGCAGTTCCTCTTTGTTGATGCAGTTTGTCTGAGCTGTTCTTAATAATTTGTCACCGTTTTTGTCATTCACCTTCAGTTGGGCACAAATAATGGCATCTCTTTGGATTTCCGCCGTCTCTTGTTCCTTTGAAAACTCACATATCAGtttcacacatttcacacatagttgctgttgtgtgtgaatggttcagGAAGTGGTTCGAATCTACACCAgttttattatacatccatgatatacagtacacaaGCAAGTTCACTGCCCTCTGCCCAGGTAAACCACTGCCACTTTCCAGTTTTAGAATACTAACATTGCCCCTCCTGCCATTATTGTATTATGACCAAAGGTTTTACACACATTTGATAGCCAAATTCCTCTCAAGGAAATTAGTTCAATATAC
This window contains:
- the tcp11l2 gene encoding T-complex protein 11-like protein 2 — encoded protein: MSYIPKMPLNDERPASTSSGEDQGSDVESLSERCDSMTSTSNRESFTSDCSSKHSTPSSSPPKTLTLDVVMDSARDLSNLSLAHEMIVNGNFCLEPKSLPQDSLWKIVRDIVHKAFWDILESELNDDPPEYGQAIRLLEEIREILLSFLNPGANRMRTQIMEVLDMDLIRQQAENNAVDIQGLASYIITTMGKMCAPARDEEIKKLRESSDNKVTLFREVFRVLDLMKADTVNFTIDNLRPVLQRQGVEYEREKFQSILDKTPSALEHTTSWIKSALEELSTTIPKEQPNGPGKGQRLVPGPFQILNTAFLSILTWDYDKSPLPETWMTDETRLREIQRQLQQYQAVNEVLLIVYSTVGGPIQDLPSLSDRMKRMISVLLDGMHSPGFNLEEALKGVSAQICCEINKSLTERNYPALTPALQGTLTGQICSITQKDNPIRTLVEDRVQHYFMALICDPKPQVKLETVPAGLTAIKPELALMGAKFISLVNYNKAVYGPFYADIIRKLMFSSNPPAANHPQDTTQDSITSN